The Uruburuella testudinis genome window below encodes:
- a CDS encoding CNP1-like family protein, with protein sequence MRRFCLLALVLISTQINAAPRNDKNTLTNTRYVESAAETAAREFKEAELALPAVPATDSGEWFDLYINNTFTKKPKILLDSIAFAPDRTVRYILNTQSARGHDNLSAEGIFCAENSLSLNANSRSTYKIFGYADTVNKRWITPRNAEWKPIGAILNSADPIRGVLYRAFCVDGLPDNDAALQQRVRERSGRYNGKIGS encoded by the coding sequence ATGCGCCGCTTCTGCCTGCTGGCTTTGGTTTTAATCAGCACCCAAATCAACGCAGCCCCCCGCAATGACAAAAACACCTTAACCAACACCCGCTATGTTGAAAGCGCTGCCGAAACCGCCGCCCGCGAATTCAAAGAAGCCGAGTTGGCGCTGCCTGCCGTACCCGCCACCGACAGCGGCGAATGGTTTGACCTCTACATCAACAACACTTTTACCAAAAAGCCGAAAATCCTGCTCGACAGCATTGCCTTCGCACCCGACCGCACCGTGCGCTATATACTCAACACACAATCCGCCCGCGGCCACGACAATCTCAGCGCCGAAGGTATTTTCTGCGCCGAAAATTCATTGTCGCTCAATGCCAACAGCCGCTCCACTTATAAAATATTCGGCTATGCCGACACCGTCAACAAGCGCTGGATTACCCCGCGCAATGCCGAGTGGAAACCCATCGGCGCGATTTTAAACAGCGCCGATCCGATTCGCGGCGTGCTTTACCGCGCCTTTTGCGTAGACGGCCTGCCCGACAACGATGCCGCGCTGCAACAACGCGTGCGCGAACGCAGCGGCCGCTACAACGGCAAAATCGGCAGTTGA
- a CDS encoding NMCC_0638 family (lipo)protein: protein MRLTLWPVCLLLAACGNDIGPDRQAAAEEAVRLFFATCVASGKSETDVAAPAGQQGFVPMDAAAVKKLPPGMMELDMQQAWQLERNGALFYLSRSPQACSIKTPLADEAALRRQFATLAEQGSAGMVVRLRADHHTASPFPYSQLVYAWQPDNEPQELLLGANTSPSKHVPVQAALNFSRRALSARPALSAE, encoded by the coding sequence ATGCGTTTAACTTTATGGCCGGTATGTTTGTTGTTGGCTGCTTGCGGCAATGATATCGGGCCCGACCGGCAGGCAGCGGCCGAAGAAGCGGTGCGCTTGTTTTTTGCAACCTGTGTGGCATCGGGTAAAAGCGAAACGGATGTGGCTGCGCCGGCCGGGCAGCAAGGGTTTGTGCCGATGGATGCGGCTGCGGTTAAAAAGCTGCCGCCGGGCATGATGGAGCTGGATATGCAGCAGGCGTGGCAGCTTGAGCGAAACGGCGCGCTGTTTTATCTGAGCCGCAGCCCGCAGGCATGCAGCATCAAAACACCGCTTGCAGATGAGGCGGCGCTGCGCCGGCAGTTTGCGACATTAGCCGAACAGGGCAGTGCGGGCATGGTGGTGCGCCTGCGTGCCGACCACCACACCGCGTCGCCTTTCCCATACAGCCAGTTGGTGTATGCCTGGCAGCCGGATAACGAACCGCAAGAGTTGTTGTTGGGCGCCAATACTTCGCCGTCCAAACATGTGCCTGTTCAGGCGGCATTGAATTTCAGCCGCAGAGCACTGTCGGCAAGGCCGGCGCTCAGCGCAGAATGA
- a CDS encoding sulfurtransferase TusA family protein, which translates to MDMQTLDVTGLKCPLPILKAKKALAQMQPQQVLTVLATDAGAPDDFAAFCRQTGHVLLESVQQGEVFKLVVQHK; encoded by the coding sequence ATGGATATGCAGACTTTAGATGTAACCGGGCTGAAGTGCCCGTTGCCGATTTTGAAAGCCAAAAAGGCGTTGGCGCAGATGCAGCCGCAGCAAGTGCTGACGGTGTTGGCCACCGATGCCGGCGCGCCTGATGATTTTGCTGCGTTTTGCCGCCAAACCGGGCATGTGTTGCTGGAATCGGTGCAGCAGGGCGAGGTGTTCAAGCTGGTTGTGCAGCATAAATAA
- the ftsH gene encoding ATP-dependent zinc metalloprotease FtsH, whose translation MGNTIKNLLVWLVLAVCVMAAFNAITDKQENSQQIEYSQFIEQVNGGEIASVNIEGSVVSGYLIKGERTDKSQFFTNAPLDDTLVQTLLDKKVRVKVTPEEKPSFFSSLFISLLPVMLLIGAWFYFMRMQSGGGGKGGAFSFGKSRAKLLDKDTNQVTFADVAGCDEAKEEVQEIVDYLKAPNRYQSLGGRVPRGILLAGSPGTGKTLLAKAIAGEAQVPFFSISGSDFVEMFVGVGASRVRDMFEQAKKNAPCIIFIDEIDAVGRQRGAGLGGGNDEREQTLNQLLVEMDGFESNQTVIVIAATNRPDVLDPALQRPGRFDRQVVVPLPDIRGREQILKVHAQKVPLDESVDLKTLAKGTPGFSGADLANLVNEAALFAGRRNKIKVDQSDFEDAKDKIYMGPERRSMVMHEDEKRATAYHESGHAIVAESLEYTDPVHKVTIMPRGRALGLTWQLPERDRISMYKDQMLSQIAILFGGRIAEDIFVGRISTGASNDFERATQLARDMVTRYGMSEKMGVMVYGENESEVFLGRSVTHSQNISEYTQQQVDAEIRRILDEQYAVAYKILDENRTKMETMTQALMDWETIDRDQVLEIMAGKQPSPPKDYSHNVRKEDDADEARPAAPVEAGHETVPADPESGVSDIRPTVGPEADPQPGNTHDTSDVVAGGEGRRHPDDKM comes from the coding sequence GTGGGGAATACCATTAAAAATCTTCTTGTCTGGCTGGTGTTGGCGGTGTGTGTGATGGCCGCTTTTAATGCCATTACCGACAAGCAGGAAAACAGCCAACAAATTGAATATTCGCAGTTTATCGAGCAGGTAAACGGCGGTGAAATCGCCAGTGTAAACATCGAAGGCTCGGTAGTCAGCGGTTATCTGATTAAAGGCGAGCGCACCGATAAAAGCCAGTTTTTCACCAATGCGCCGCTTGACGACACGCTGGTGCAGACCCTGCTGGATAAAAAAGTGCGCGTAAAAGTAACGCCGGAAGAAAAGCCGAGCTTTTTCAGCAGCCTGTTTATCAGCCTGTTGCCGGTGATGCTGTTGATTGGTGCATGGTTTTACTTTATGCGCATGCAAAGCGGCGGCGGTGGCAAAGGCGGTGCGTTTTCATTCGGCAAAAGCCGTGCCAAACTGTTGGATAAAGATACCAATCAGGTGACCTTTGCCGATGTAGCCGGCTGTGATGAAGCCAAAGAAGAAGTGCAGGAAATCGTTGATTACCTGAAAGCGCCCAACCGCTATCAAAGCTTGGGCGGTCGTGTGCCGCGCGGTATTTTGCTGGCCGGCAGCCCCGGTACCGGTAAAACCCTGCTGGCCAAGGCGATTGCCGGCGAAGCGCAAGTGCCGTTTTTCAGCATTTCAGGCTCCGACTTTGTGGAAATGTTTGTCGGCGTGGGCGCAAGCCGTGTGCGAGATATGTTTGAGCAGGCCAAGAAAAATGCGCCGTGCATTATTTTTATTGATGAAATCGATGCCGTGGGCCGTCAGCGCGGTGCGGGTTTGGGCGGCGGCAATGACGAGCGCGAGCAAACCCTGAACCAACTGCTGGTGGAGATGGACGGCTTTGAAAGCAATCAGACTGTGATTGTGATTGCCGCCACCAACCGCCCCGATGTGCTTGATCCGGCTTTGCAGCGCCCCGGCCGTTTTGACCGTCAGGTGGTGGTGCCGTTGCCAGATATCCGCGGTCGTGAGCAGATTTTGAAAGTGCACGCGCAAAAAGTGCCGTTGGATGAATCGGTGGATTTGAAAACTTTGGCAAAAGGCACCCCGGGGTTTTCAGGTGCGGATTTGGCCAATCTGGTGAACGAAGCTGCTTTGTTTGCCGGCCGCCGCAACAAAATCAAAGTCGACCAAAGCGATTTTGAAGATGCCAAAGATAAAATCTACATGGGGCCGGAGCGCCGCTCTATGGTGATGCATGAAGATGAAAAACGTGCCACTGCCTATCATGAATCCGGCCACGCGATTGTGGCGGAAAGCTTGGAATATACCGACCCCGTGCATAAAGTCACCATTATGCCGCGTGGCCGTGCGCTGGGTTTGACTTGGCAGTTGCCGGAGCGCGACCGCATCAGCATGTATAAAGACCAGATGCTGAGCCAGATTGCCATTTTGTTTGGCGGCCGTATTGCCGAAGATATCTTTGTGGGACGTATTTCCACCGGCGCTTCCAACGATTTTGAGCGCGCCACGCAATTGGCTCGCGATATGGTTACCCGTTACGGTATGTCGGAAAAAATGGGGGTGATGGTGTATGGCGAGAATGAGAGCGAAGTGTTTCTCGGCCGCTCGGTTACCCATTCGCAAAATATTTCCGAATATACGCAACAACAGGTTGATGCCGAAATCCGCCGTATTCTCGATGAACAATATGCTGTGGCTTATAAAATTCTCGATGAAAACCGCACGAAAATGGAAACCATGACTCAGGCATTGATGGATTGGGAAACCATCGATCGCGATCAGGTGCTGGAAATTATGGCAGGCAAGCAACCTAGCCCGCCGAAAGACTACAGCCATAACGTGCGCAAAGAGGATGATGCCGATGAAGCACGTCCGGCCGCGCCGGTTGAAGCAGGGCATGAAACCGTGCCGGCAGATCCTGAATCAGGTGTCAGCGACATCCGCCCCACGGTGGGCCCTGAAGCCGATCCGCAGCCGGGCAATACGCACGATACTTCTGATGTGGTGGCCGGCGGCGAAGGCCGGCGCCATCCGGATGACAAAATGTGA
- the pyrC gene encoding dihydroorotase, with product MQTLTIIQPDDMHLHLRDGDALKAVLPFTARQMGRAVIMPNLKPPVVTVADAQAYKQRILAALPEGSSFEPLMTLYLTDKTTPQLVREAKAAGIVAFKLYPAGATTNSDSGVTDLFKLIPVLETMAQEGVLFLVHGEVTDPDIDIFDREAVFIERVMKPVLAQVPGLKVVFEHITTADAAQLVSEAGDNVAATVTPQHLLLNRNDLLVGGVRPHHYCLPVLKRESHRLALVAAVTGEKAHKFFLGTDSAPHARSAKENACGCAGMFSAATAIELYAEVFDEAGALDKLEAFASQNGARFYGLPENPRTLTLLKQTQLVVPKVPFADNEVLVPMCGGESVAWTVQYSD from the coding sequence ATGCAAACCTTAACCATTATCCAGCCCGACGATATGCATCTGCATTTGCGCGATGGCGATGCCTTAAAGGCAGTGCTGCCGTTTACCGCCCGTCAAATGGGGCGTGCCGTGATTATGCCCAACCTCAAGCCGCCGGTGGTTACGGTGGCGGATGCGCAGGCTTACAAGCAGCGTATTTTGGCGGCACTGCCGGAGGGCAGCAGCTTTGAGCCGTTGATGACGCTGTATCTGACCGATAAAACCACGCCGCAATTGGTGCGTGAAGCCAAAGCGGCGGGCATCGTGGCGTTTAAGCTTTATCCGGCGGGCGCGACCACCAATTCCGACAGCGGGGTTACCGACTTATTCAAACTGATTCCGGTGCTGGAAACCATGGCACAGGAAGGGGTGTTGTTTTTGGTGCATGGCGAAGTAACCGACCCGGATATTGATATTTTCGACCGTGAGGCAGTGTTTATCGAGCGGGTGATGAAGCCGGTGTTGGCGCAAGTGCCGGGTTTGAAAGTGGTGTTTGAGCACATTACCACCGCAGATGCCGCGCAGCTGGTGTCGGAGGCGGGCGATAATGTGGCGGCAACGGTAACGCCGCAGCATTTATTGCTCAACCGCAACGATTTACTGGTGGGCGGCGTGCGCCCGCACCATTACTGCCTGCCTGTGCTCAAGCGCGAAAGCCACCGCCTGGCGCTGGTTGCGGCGGTAACCGGCGAGAAAGCGCATAAATTTTTTCTCGGCACCGACAGCGCGCCGCATGCCAGATCTGCCAAAGAAAACGCTTGCGGTTGTGCCGGGATGTTTAGCGCCGCTACGGCCATCGAGCTGTATGCCGAGGTGTTTGACGAAGCCGGCGCGCTCGACAAGCTGGAAGCCTTTGCTTCGCAAAACGGCGCCCGTTTTTACGGCCTGCCTGAAAACCCGCGCACGCTGACTTTGTTGAAGCAGACACAGTTGGTGGTGCCGAAAGTGCCGTTTGCCGACAATGAGGTGTTGGTGCCGATGTGCGGCGGTGAAAGCGTGGCGTGGACGGTGCAGTATTCAGACTGA
- a CDS encoding MFS transporter → MATDNRTKMFPEEWRASSSLAGVYALRMLGMFLVLPVLALYAATLPGAENHKALVGLAMGIYGLTQALLQLPLGMASDKFGRKKVIYAGLIVFAAGSFMAAAADTLEMLVLARAVQGAGAVSAAVTALVADLTREEVRTRAMAMIGLSIGLTFSASLVVAPVLTRWVGVPGLFALTGILTVLSIALVAWITPNPAQSKLHEDAQAQPARIGEVLKNGQLLRLDFGIFALHAAQMALFTSLPFAMVALGLDKVQHWKVYLPATVVGLVLMVPLIIIGETRNKLKQVFVGGIVCIAAAQLGLLFGLHSIWLVALCLIVYFIGFNVLEASLPSLVSKIAPSDLKGTAMGVYNTAQSVGLFCGGALGGVLFEYYGFNGVFAFCSALIVLWMLLAAAAPAPRPVKNITLAVPKTWQRREDTLHSALMSLYGVEAVSFSADRQTVYIKALQQGFDLAAAEKIISGVDNVIK, encoded by the coding sequence ATGGCCACAGACAACCGCACCAAAATGTTTCCTGAAGAATGGCGTGCCAGCAGCTCGTTGGCGGGTGTTTACGCTTTGCGCATGCTCGGAATGTTTTTGGTGCTGCCGGTGTTGGCGCTGTATGCGGCAACCTTGCCCGGTGCAGAAAATCATAAAGCGCTGGTGGGGCTGGCGATGGGCATATACGGCTTGACGCAGGCGCTGTTGCAATTGCCCTTGGGGATGGCATCAGATAAATTCGGTCGCAAAAAAGTGATTTATGCCGGCCTGATTGTATTTGCCGCCGGCAGTTTTATGGCGGCGGCTGCCGACACGTTGGAGATGCTGGTGCTGGCGCGCGCGGTACAGGGTGCAGGGGCGGTCAGCGCTGCGGTAACTGCGTTGGTGGCGGATTTGACCCGCGAGGAAGTGCGCACGCGGGCAATGGCCATGATTGGGCTGAGCATTGGTCTGACCTTTTCTGCCAGCCTGGTGGTGGCGCCAGTGTTGACCCGTTGGGTCGGTGTGCCCGGCCTGTTTGCGCTTACCGGTATCCTGACGGTGTTGAGCATTGCCCTAGTGGCCTGGATAACGCCGAACCCGGCACAGTCAAAATTGCATGAAGATGCCCAAGCGCAACCGGCACGTATCGGCGAAGTATTGAAAAACGGCCAGCTGCTGCGTTTGGATTTCGGCATTTTTGCCCTCCATGCCGCGCAGATGGCGCTGTTTACTTCGCTGCCGTTTGCCATGGTGGCGTTGGGGCTGGATAAGGTGCAGCATTGGAAGGTGTATCTGCCGGCCACTGTTGTCGGCCTGGTATTGATGGTGCCGCTGATTATCATCGGCGAAACCCGCAATAAGCTCAAACAGGTGTTTGTGGGCGGTATTGTCTGTATCGCAGCAGCACAGCTGGGCCTGCTGTTCGGTTTGCATTCGATTTGGTTGGTGGCACTTTGCCTGATTGTGTATTTTATCGGCTTCAATGTGCTGGAGGCGAGCCTGCCCTCGCTGGTGTCGAAAATCGCACCTTCCGATTTGAAAGGCACGGCGATGGGGGTGTACAACACGGCACAATCGGTAGGCTTGTTTTGCGGTGGTGCGTTGGGCGGGGTGTTGTTTGAATATTACGGCTTTAACGGCGTATTTGCTTTTTGCAGCGCGTTGATTGTGTTGTGGATGCTGTTGGCGGCGGCCGCGCCGGCACCGAGGCCGGTAAAAAATATCACGTTGGCGGTGCCAAAAACTTGGCAGCGGCGTGAAGACACTTTACACTCTGCCTTGATGTCGCTGTACGGTGTTGAGGCGGTCAGCTTCAGCGCCGACAGGCAAACGGTTTATATCAAGGCGTTGCAGCAGGGGTTTGATTTGGCAGCCGCCGAAAAGATTATTTCAGGAGTAGACAATGTCATTAAATAA
- a CDS encoding lytic transglycosylase domain-containing protein, whose product MIKESDLNEKISRRRLLAGGVVLLLAPTPVLAGPQREETLSDDVASLMRSSVNHVNPARLVFARPADGERWLRDMSARLARFVPDEAERRRLLVNIQYESTRAGLDTQVVLGLIEVESAFRQYAISGVGARGLMQVMPFWKNHIGRPSHNLFDIRTNLRYGCTILRHYNNVERGNFVRALARFNGSLGSNKYPNAVLGAWRNRWQWR is encoded by the coding sequence ATGATAAAAGAATCTGATTTAAATGAAAAAATAAGCCGGCGCAGGTTGCTGGCGGGTGGTGTTGTTCTGCTCTTGGCGCCCACGCCGGTGCTGGCCGGGCCGCAGCGGGAAGAAACTTTGTCGGATGATGTTGCCTCGCTGATGCGCAGTTCGGTTAACCATGTTAATCCGGCGCGGTTGGTGTTTGCCCGACCGGCCGACGGCGAACGGTGGCTGCGCGATATGTCGGCACGGCTGGCGCGGTTTGTGCCCGATGAAGCAGAGCGCCGCCGCTTGTTGGTCAATATCCAATATGAATCTACCCGCGCAGGGTTGGATACGCAGGTGGTGTTGGGGTTGATCGAGGTGGAAAGCGCATTCCGCCAATATGCCATCAGCGGCGTAGGCGCGCGCGGGTTGATGCAGGTGATGCCGTTTTGGAAAAACCATATCGGCCGGCCAAGCCACAATCTGTTTGATATCCGCACCAATTTGCGCTACGGCTGCACCATTTTGCGCCATTACAATAATGTCGAACGCGGCAATTTTGTGCGGGCTTTGGCGCGTTTTAACGGCAGCCTCGGCAGCAACAAATATCCCAATGCTGTGCTCGGAGCCTGGCGCAACCGCTGGCAGTGGCGCTGA
- a CDS encoding RlmE family RNA methyltransferase codes for MAVRSKSSKAWLNEHVNDHYVHMAQKDGYRARAAYKLLEINEKDKLIRPGTVLADLGSAPGSWSQVAAKLAGASGQVFALDILPMEAIDGVWFIQGDFREEAVLAEFESLLDNRPLDLVICDMAPNMSGNAVTDQARSFYLCELALDFAANHLKPGGNFLVKVFQGAGYQEYLTAMRAMFATVQIRKPEASRNRSSEVYLLGKNKR; via the coding sequence ATGGCCGTGCGTTCCAAATCTTCCAAAGCCTGGCTCAATGAGCATGTTAACGATCATTATGTGCATATGGCGCAAAAAGACGGCTATCGTGCCCGCGCAGCTTATAAGCTTTTGGAAATCAATGAAAAAGACAAATTAATCCGCCCCGGCACTGTGTTGGCCGACTTGGGCAGCGCGCCCGGCAGTTGGTCGCAAGTGGCCGCTAAGCTGGCGGGGGCTTCCGGGCAGGTGTTTGCGCTGGATATTCTGCCGATGGAAGCCATCGACGGCGTATGGTTTATTCAGGGTGATTTTCGTGAAGAGGCGGTATTGGCCGAGTTTGAATCATTGCTGGATAATCGTCCGCTGGACCTTGTAATTTGCGATATGGCCCCCAATATGTCGGGCAATGCCGTAACGGATCAGGCGCGCAGTTTTTATTTGTGCGAACTGGCCTTAGATTTTGCAGCCAATCATCTCAAACCCGGGGGAAACTTTTTGGTTAAGGTTTTTCAGGGGGCGGGATACCAGGAGTATCTGACGGCTATGCGGGCTATGTTTGCAACGGTGCAAATCCGCAAACCGGAAGCTTCGCGCAATCGTTCCAGTGAGGTTTATTTATTAGGCAAAAATAAACGCTGA
- the greA gene encoding transcription elongation factor GreA, whose product MQKIPLTVRGAELLKEELQQLKSVARPEVIAAIAEARSHGDLSENAEYEAAKERQGFIEGRIAEVENKLSLAHIINPAEIHAEGKVVFGATVTLEDLETEEEVRYQIVGEDEADIKENKIYVGSPIARALIGKEEGDVAEVQAPGGVREYDIVAVEYL is encoded by the coding sequence ATGCAGAAAATTCCGTTAACCGTGCGCGGTGCAGAATTGCTGAAAGAAGAATTACAGCAGCTGAAAAGCGTGGCCCGCCCCGAAGTGATCGCCGCCATTGCCGAAGCGCGTTCGCACGGCGATTTGTCGGAAAACGCAGAGTATGAAGCGGCCAAAGAGCGCCAGGGTTTTATCGAAGGCCGCATTGCCGAGGTGGAAAATAAATTGTCGCTGGCTCATATTATCAACCCGGCAGAAATTCACGCCGAGGGCAAAGTGGTGTTCGGTGCAACCGTTACGCTGGAAGATTTGGAAACCGAAGAAGAAGTGCGCTACCAAATCGTGGGCGAAGACGAGGCCGATATCAAAGAAAACAAAATTTATGTCGGTTCGCCCATTGCCCGTGCGCTGATTGGTAAAGAAGAGGGCGATGTGGCCGAAGTGCAGGCGCCCGGCGGTGTGCGCGAGTATGATATTGTGGCGGTAGAATATCTTTAA
- the yhbY gene encoding ribosome assembly RNA-binding protein YhbY, producing MTDKLSTKEILALKAQAHHLSPVVMIGQHGLTESVIKETDAALNAHELIKVRVLGDDRNERIEMCRALCEAVDAQLVQHIGKLLVLWRKNIEN from the coding sequence ATGACAGACAAACTCAGCACCAAAGAAATTCTGGCCCTCAAAGCACAAGCCCACCACCTCAGCCCGGTGGTGATGATCGGCCAACACGGCCTGACCGAATCCGTGATTAAAGAAACCGATGCCGCCCTCAATGCACACGAATTGATTAAAGTACGCGTATTGGGCGATGACCGTAACGAGCGTATTGAAATGTGCCGGGCATTGTGTGAAGCAGTGGATGCACAACTGGTGCAGCATATCGGCAAACTTTTGGTTTTATGGCGGAAAAATATCGAAAATTAA
- the folP gene encoding dihydropteroate synthase, whose protein sequence is MRAYQWQCGRFLLNLAEPKIMGIVNITPDSFSDGGTYSKSVQTALRHAEQLLREGADILDIGGESTRPGSAYVPPEEEWERVAPVLEEVVKWGVPISLDTRRTAVMAQALAHGWADIINDVAALTDEGALDVLARHPQAGICLMHMQGLPENMQHNPQYQDVVAEVTRYLNGRVSACADAGIARERIILDPGFGFGKTLPHNIALMQHLSDFFQTADLPLLIGVSRKRMIGDLSGEADAAKRVHGSVAAALAAVARGAQVIRVHDVKATADAVKVWQSVGVFEHRPICGAS, encoded by the coding sequence ATGCGGGCTTACCAATGGCAGTGTGGCCGTTTTTTATTGAATCTGGCCGAGCCGAAAATCATGGGCATTGTCAACATCACGCCTGATTCGTTTTCCGATGGCGGCACTTATTCCAAAAGTGTTCAGACGGCCTTGCGGCATGCGGAACAATTATTGCGGGAAGGGGCGGATATTTTGGATATCGGCGGAGAGTCGACCCGCCCGGGGTCGGCATATGTGCCGCCTGAAGAGGAATGGGAGCGGGTGGCGCCGGTATTGGAGGAGGTGGTGAAATGGGGCGTGCCGATCAGCCTCGACACCCGACGCACAGCAGTTATGGCGCAAGCGTTGGCACACGGTTGGGCAGACATCATCAACGATGTGGCGGCGCTTACTGATGAGGGTGCGCTGGATGTGTTGGCACGTCATCCGCAAGCAGGCATATGCTTGATGCATATGCAGGGTTTGCCTGAAAACATGCAGCACAACCCGCAATATCAAGATGTGGTGGCCGAAGTGACCCGCTATTTGAACGGGCGGGTCAGTGCCTGTGCCGATGCAGGTATTGCCCGCGAACGCATCATTCTCGACCCGGGATTCGGCTTTGGTAAAACGTTGCCGCACAATATTGCGCTGATGCAGCATTTGAGTGATTTTTTTCAGACGGCAGATTTGCCGCTGCTGATCGGCGTGTCGCGCAAACGCATGATTGGCGATTTAAGCGGTGAGGCCGATGCGGCCAAACGTGTGCACGGCAGCGTGGCGGCGGCATTGGCGGCGGTGGCACGCGGCGCGCAAGTGATACGCGTGCATGATGTAAAAGCCACCGCTGATGCGGTAAAAGTATGGCAGTCGGTAGGGGTGTTTGAACACCGGCCAATATGTGGGGCGTCTTAA
- a CDS encoding DUF4149 domain-containing protein: MSKLAAVLAGAWLGLQLGIGYLAVPVLFQHMGKMEAGAMAGTMFEVVAYSGLAVWLLIYFIGRHELSRSLLRSKTNKFVILLLVLLSVNQFLVTPVIEAHKAGTTNWLLSLVGGSFGQWHGTSSVIYMLCSLLALGLVFRMLRLDWH, encoded by the coding sequence ATGAGTAAATTGGCGGCAGTGTTGGCGGGTGCGTGGCTTGGTTTGCAGTTGGGTATCGGTTATTTGGCGGTGCCGGTTTTGTTTCAGCATATGGGCAAAATGGAGGCGGGGGCCATGGCCGGCACCATGTTTGAGGTGGTGGCCTATAGCGGTTTGGCAGTTTGGCTGTTGATTTATTTTATCGGCCGCCATGAATTAAGCCGCAGCCTGCTGCGGAGCAAAACCAATAAATTTGTGATATTGCTGCTGGTGTTGTTGTCGGTGAATCAGTTTTTGGTTACGCCCGTTATCGAGGCACATAAGGCGGGCACCACCAACTGGCTGTTGTCGCTTGTAGGCGGCTCATTCGGTCAGTGGCACGGCACGTCAAGCGTGATTTATATGCTGTGCAGCCTGCTGGCACTGGGTTTGGTGTTTCGGATGCTGCGGCTCGACTGGCATTGA
- a CDS encoding single-stranded DNA-binding protein: MSLNKVLLIGNLGRDPEVRYMPNGEAVCNFSIATSETWNDRNGQRQERTEWHNITMYRRLAEIAGQYLRKGSQVYIEGRIQSRKYQGKDGIERTAYDIVANEMKMLGSRSGGSSAEYGDGGQAGAYQQAPQQGAYQQAPAYSQEAPAAPPAAPRRQAPAAPAAPVDDIDDDIPF; this comes from the coding sequence ATGTCATTAAATAAAGTGTTGCTTATCGGCAATTTGGGCCGCGATCCGGAAGTGCGCTATATGCCTAACGGCGAAGCGGTGTGCAATTTCAGTATCGCTACCAGTGAAACTTGGAACGACCGCAACGGCCAGCGGCAGGAACGCACCGAATGGCACAATATCACCATGTATCGCCGGTTGGCTGAAATTGCCGGGCAATATTTACGCAAGGGCAGCCAAGTGTATATCGAGGGCCGCATCCAAAGCCGGAAATATCAGGGCAAAGACGGTATCGAGCGCACCGCATACGATATTGTGGCCAATGAAATGAAAATGCTCGGCTCGCGCAGCGGCGGCAGTTCTGCCGAATATGGCGACGGCGGCCAGGCGGGTGCTTACCAGCAGGCACCGCAGCAGGGCGCTTATCAACAAGCACCGGCTTATTCGCAAGAGGCCCCTGCCGCACCGCCGGCGGCTCCACGCCGTCAGGCGCCGGCAGCACCGGCAGCACCGGTAGATGATATTGACGACGATATTCCGTTTTAA